The Mus caroli chromosome 9, CAROLI_EIJ_v1.1, whole genome shotgun sequence DNA window AAAAGAGTTATTTCTTCCAGATTCCCAGAACAAAGTCAGGTGCAAAGTCAACAAATAAAGTTGACTCATGCTAGAtccccttttctctttgctctaCAAACAATGACAAATCCACAAGTTCAGGAGCACAAAGAGACTGTCTAAGATGTTGCTATACCCTGCTGGGAATGTTCAAAAAGCCTACCTAGAACCAGCAAGCTGGTCAGTGAGGCTTTCacttccagaagagggcagtacCCACCCAGGCCCAGCACCTTCTTCGAAGGTGATATAACTACATACTCCACCCTCAGAGATGGCCCTACAGCTTCCCCTGAAAGATCAGAGGAACAGAACGTGCCCATCCACAAAACCAGAAGAGAAGACATCTCACTGTGAGTGTATCCCAGATAGTGCTATCCCATCTTCTCTTCAGTCCTCTCAGGCTTAGGATTTTTATAGTCTAGGTTGACTATTGCCCTTCATTCCCTGAGGTTGCTAGTTACGAATTCTCctgcaggagaggaaggaagctgcCAACCACATCAGGGGCTGCTGGGCCTTCTGTTCAGTTAATGTACTGGTTCCTGCCCAGGTGGGGGATATCAGTAGACTGGACCATGGAGCCTGACATTGTCTCTTCGAAAATGATAACCTGTGAGAAACAAGGGCTGGACTGTGAGATCTACCCTGTAGGCAGATGGGAGAGTAGAGAATAGCAGGATTGGAAGGGTGGGGGTGGAATGGAGTTGGAAGGAGGTAGTAGGGGTGAATGCCACtaaggaaaggggaagaataGAGTAGCTGAAATACTCACCCTCTCCTACTTCCTGGTCAAGCATTTTAGGGACAGAGAAACAACTTGATAGCATGGGgagcagagatgggaagagagtTTCCAGGAAAAAGGAGGGAGTCTACAAGTATTCCCACCTTGTTGATTCCTTTGTCCAGCCAgacacctgggaggtagagagtCTCCTGAGGTCCTACATTCCAGTAGCGTCCAAGGTTGTGACCATTGACGAATACAACCCCCTTCACCCAGCCCTTCAAATAAAACAGGGAAGGTCTCGCTTTACCACGGGAGCCCCAAAGTGAGAGACAGACCATGTTCCTGAGAGACCAAAGTGAACCAACATTAGACATCCATAAGGTCAAGGCACCCCACTGCTGTGCCTCCTAGGCAGGGTAATCAACCTTAGACTGTCCACAGGAACCCACACACTGAGGAGTAGCACAAGGTGCATCAGCTTTGAGCCCACTCTGGCCCAGGATCCCTATCAGATGGGGCGACATAGAAAGATAGGGAGGTTTCTGGTCCCAGTGTTACAAAAAACTCTATCAAAGTCAGCTTGGCTCAGGGCCCTAAGAAAATGAGAGAACAAGCGAGGAAAAGAGTCCTACAAACCTCCAACTTCAGAAATGTGTCAGAAGGGTAAATGCCAACTGACAAGGCACCcaggaagaaagcaggaaaggTCAGTTCTTTGGGTATGACACTCCAGTTATCCATGTCGAACCTAAGgacaggatggaaggagaaaaaaagagggaaggaccATCTCACATCTGCTTCCAGACCCGCATCTAATTCCTAAGACATGTTCCTTCCCTCAGCAAGATCCAAAGACCACCCACTCCCAACCAGGTCATAGGATGGCAGCAAGATGGCAGGATGGGCACTTCCCAGTTTGTAAACATGGGTTCCAATGTGTTCCTACCCCTCACCTTAGGTAGGTCACTGTGGCCTCTGGGAAGCCAGGGTATTCCTGGCTCTTGCTATATATTAGCTATGACCTCATACACCAGATTCACAGGACCTACCTCTGAAGGAACTGCTTTGTCATATCCAGGCTGTAGATTTTGAAGTTTTTCAGAGCTTTATTATTTAGATAGAGATTTCCAATTAAACCTAGGAAGAGTGGGTaaagaaagatgagaaaaccCCAAATTAGGAGACAGGTGACACAGTGGCAGCCAGGGCATGTGTGGATGTGCCGGGAAAGGTGGAGCAAGGATCTTTCCTAAAGCATGTGCAGCCAAACGTCCTCTGAACGTGACCTAAAGCCTCCTGGATGATGTCAAAATCATAACAATAGACAAGACCACCATTTGTCAAGCCATAGAATTTGTCATGAAGAACAGTACATCCAAGGACAGTGACAGAGCTGAGACATCAGTGTGTGACATGTGGTTTCTGGCCTCTTTTCAGGGAAAGCTGTATTTGGCTAAGTGATAACAGAGAGCCTAACTTTATGGTATTATAAGGGTCTCAGATCAAAAGACCATGTCACTCAGCAAGGAACTCGCCATTCAACTTAAGACTAAAGATAGGTTTAAAGACATCTGGATGGTGCACAGGTAGCAACATGATACAGTTTGCTCATTGCATGTCTGCCTTCCTCCTGAGCCCAGCAGCAGCCCCTCGGTTTTCTTGAGGGAGATGAAGAACAGAAATTCAGTGTCGAGACCCAAGAAGGCAGGGATCCTATACTCTTCCACGGACTCCAAGATATCCCCCTTCCTTGCTCCTTAGTCACAACACTGAAAGCAGAGAGGCCCACTCCCACCTAAGTAAATTTCAGCAGAAAGAACGATGAAGAGGGCATATCAGGGCTTATGGAAGTTCCTTGCACAAGCACCACACAGTTCTAAAGCACTAAAGGGAAAGTGGACAAACCTCCCTGCCCCATTAGCCAGGACTTATATGTAGATAGACCAGGCACCATCTCCCCTCAATCAGCCTCCATGAATTGCCTCTCTTGCAGTGGGTCCCCAAGATCCACCTCCCTGCAAAAGGCCTCCATGAACCACCTccctggggggcggggaggggccaGTGGCCTGCTAATGTACTCGATGTCGAGCAGACAGACAAGACTGAAGAGTGGCGACGGCTTTTCTCCTAGTCTGTACTAGGACCCACCTTTGCGCTGGCTGTCAATGTTATTTCCATAGTTGACTCGCCCACGATTCTCCACCAAGATCCTCAGTATGGTGTAACCCTGCCAGGAACACAGTGGCCAGTTATCACCACTTGATAAGTCAGCTACACCTGAGAATCTGTGTTCTCAATCATTCTCTAAGCTCTGAGAATGAAGGTGAGAGCCCCCAAAGCTACCTGTGCCCTTCCCTTTCCAGTTTTTAATTAAAGAGTCTCCTGGCTTCCAAATTTTCCTCCTTTGACTCCAACCAAGTTTCCTAGCCATCACCCACATCCCTAGGATAACAAACCTGGGTCAAGGGGATAGTGATCTTTGTTGTTTTATAGTCCAGGAATCCTATGGATACTCTATTCAAAAAGACCTGCCAAAGTGAGCAGATGAAAATCATGATCAACAGGAGGGAGAAGCGCTCTgctaaacaagaaaacaaatattgcTGGCAGTACTTATGAAGGTACTTAGCAGGCATGGAGGAAAATGAACACCATGGTTATGGGGGAAAGATCGTGCCAACTACACACTGCCAACAGATAATCCTGAAGGCAGAATATAATGTGTGTATTGCCATGCCCAGTCACAATAAATTCCCACAAGCTCTGAGGAGATGCTCCTACCTGTCCTCTGTCACGCACGAGGCCACTGAGGACACCAGATGAAAAGATGGTGGTCTCATACAGAACATACCCAAAGGCCTGCCCATTACCATTGTTTACTGGCAGGTTCTCCATGTTGATGGGTGTCTCAGATGTGACTGGCTACACAAGAAGACACAAGAAGGCACAGGAGTCAGAAAGCTCCTAATTCTAAGTCTTTACATGAGCAGCTAGATATCAGGGACAGGATGCAAGGATGCTCTAACCTCTTCTTCTCTATTCCACCTTCTTACTAGCTTAAACTAATGACTTCTCAAAGGCATAAATAAGgacaaaaggaaaggggagattTCACTAGAGTCCTGCAATCTAGCAGAATCCTGAAGCCACCATCATGTCACTGAATCCTGAAGCCAGCAtgacaacaaaatgaactatagCAGGTTACCTCTTCCTCTCCACAGAGGAAGGATtatcccttcctctgctcctcacCATATCCATGACCCATGGAAAGGTCTACCCCTGAGGCTCGAGGGGAGACACCAGGTTAAAGCTACCCTAGTCATTCCCAATTTCCACACCAGCACCAATGTATTCTCTTCACTCAGTTCTCTGGTTTGGTAGAGACCTCAAGGCAACTGAGTGGCTTTGCTCATCCTAGAACCCCATTGGGATATCTCCTGGGTCCTGTCTGCTTACTAGCTATCCCTGACACCCAGCCTATAGCACTTACCTTATCCATGTACTGGATAGCATCCCACAGTGATAGGTAGAGAGCTGGACTTATTGGCTCATAGACCATCTTAGCAGTAAGCTCAGGTGGAGGAGGTAGAGGAATACCTGCAACAGGAACCATGGCCCTCCCTTAAAGATTCAATCATCGTTACCTCTTCCAGCCTCATACTCACAGTCCCATGAATTCCTTTCAGCTTGGCACTAAGATCAACCACAGGCCCTACTCAGAGCTTAAATTATTCTAGAGCATGGGGTCTGGGCAAGGGCAGAACTTATTTTATCTTCTATATGGCATAAATAGGCTTAGCATGAGTCAAATACAAAAGGCACCAAAGGATGACAATAATCTCTCAACCCTTCTTTGTCCAGAatattggttttattatttacttttttttttttttttttggcaatgtGACATGTGGAACAtagggccttatgcatgctaggcaagagttCTACCTCTACCACCAAGACACATTCATAGTAGTCTAGGTCAATTTTGAGTATAGATTAGCTAGAGTTGAGGTAGGATAGGAAGACAACAGAAACTCCAAGGGTTCATAGCAAAAGCATGGGCCCAAGTGAATGTTTGAATCTGTTCCTTGTTTGTACCTGAGACGGTTCCAAAGAGTTCTCGAAGCTTGGTGTATTTGGCAGTGTAGTCTCCAGCCTCTGTCAGTATCGCATCATAGTCTGCAAGATACCCATGGGCCAATCAGGTTCTGCTGTCCCCAGAACAGTacaaagggggaaaagaagaggaggaggaagaacttgGAAGGGAGAAACAGAGTTCTCAGATCAGTTTTGAAGAAAAACAACTTTAGTATGACCCATTCAGTCAAGTTAAGGTACTAAGTACTACCAAAGTACACATGAGCACAGCATGATGCTCTATTTTTGACTGCAAGTACATATAATGGAACATCTCTTCTACTCCCTGAGAACTCTCTGTCAGAGGGCCAAGATCACACCTTCCCAAGGGTCTGAGAGAGGAGAGTCTTTCTCCATCACCCCCACTCTAGACTTACCTCCCCTCCGAGAGAGGGGAGTCTATCTATCTCCATCCCCCCACTCCAGACTTACTGCCCCTCCGAGAGAGGGGAGTCTATCTCCATCCCCCACTCTAGACTTACCACCCCTCCCTTGTTCCTCCAAACAGCTCTCTCATGAGAACAAGCTATTCACAGGCACCTATCACTCCAGAAATTTAGAGGTGACAGTCAGCCAAAGTCTCTATCTTCCCGGGATATTATGTAGCTAAAGACATGAAAGGACAGAGTAATCGTCTCTAAAGGATTCTCCATCAGAAGTGCCAGCCCTATAGACACTGGACAGGACCATGGAGAATCACTGAGGATACTTGCCATAGCTGGTAACATCAGCCTTGTAGTCATTAAAATGCATGGCTCCATTTATGAAGCCAAAATTTGTGCCTCCGTGGAACATGTACAGGTTGATGGAGGAGCCGTCTTTGATGATGGCAGACACTGTTTGCAGGACTTCTTcaaggagagagcagggagaagaaAAATGTACAGTGAGCCAAAGCCTAAGGAAACTCTCACTAGGCCCCTTGTTCCCAGACCCCACTAGGTCACTGATCACTTGGTCATTCAGCTTTCTCTAGACAATCGGTAGCCAGTGGAAACAGACAATCTGTTTCCACTTTACCAGGTAGCATGTTTCCTAGTGGCTATTCTGTCCTAAGGAAATGCAGCAAAGCTGGGACCTCATTGCACAACAATTCTGCCTGTGTCCCAATTCCTCCCTTAACtcaaaagaaatcaacaaaatgcAAAGAGAGTATCAGATAACAAAAATAAGGTTCAATTAATATATATTTGAGTGATATATCTAATAAATGTAAACTTAATTCTGACCTTGTGAATTggcaagttttaaaaaattattttaatacttgGTACTGATGAGTCTGCAGGAAACGAGTATTCTCATTTCACAATTACCAGTATGCTGCTACAGTCTTTCTGAAGGACAGCggtaaatacatatattaaagcTGTATTGATGCAGCAGTTTATACTTTATCATAAGAAAATATATCCCAACAAACTTCAAGGATGATTGTTTAAGTGGTATTCAATTAACCAAAGCCAAAATTAAGCAATCAGTAAGGAACAGGGTCACTAAATGGTTTATTCTTCAAACCAAGCACACCTATGTTCAATAGtataggggagtgtgtgtgtgtgtgtgtgtgtgtgtgtgtgtgtggtgtgtatatgtgtgaagaTCTGATCAACCTGTTTCTAGCTCTGTCTCTATGTACATGGATGGAGATACACTAATTGCTGCCTGTGCTGTTAAATATATCAGCATTCTTGTTCTAGACTCAgggacttttatttcttctttaaactttCCTACATTTCCTAAATATCTACAATACGCATGTGTTACTTTTCTACTCCCGAAAACACAGAAAAAGCCATGAGGAAAGCCCTATTGTTATTTCAAGTGTCAAGTCTCTGAAATACCAAGAGCTGAATCTGAATACAAATGATCCTGGGATCTCAGCATGCTACAACTCCATACACGATGCCAGGGAATGCAGAACACATACATACTAGGTTTAGGCAAAGTAAAACACTTACCAGCGGAATCCAAGATATTGTGGGAGCCACCCCACGAGTCAAACCACCCTGTCCAGTACTCCATCACCATCTTGGGTTGAATTCCCTGGGTACCACAAAATGAGAATTAGGCAGGCAGGCTGATCAAACGGAACCCCGTATCTCTGTCCTCCATGGCTGTCTACCCCTTGCCTGAGAGGCTGATAGGTGCACAGCATGGATCATTCCCCCACCACGTGTGGCCTCACCATCTGCTGGTATAACAGGGAAGAGGCTACCAGAGTTGATGTTTAACGTGCTTTTGATGGTGCATACGACAGATACTCACAAGAAAACTTAAGTATCTGCTCAAACCAAGCTTTCATCAGAGCTTATCCCCTGACTTGGATGCCCTTTTCTACATAGGTTGCGTTGCATTCTGGCTCAAGACAACCTTTGCCAACCAGGGAAGAAGAATGTCCTATTCTGGATGAGTACATCTGAGAGTCATGCCATGGACACAGACAGACCAAAGTTACTGCTTCTCTGTATGTGGAAGTCAGCAAGCTTCAAGGTGGGTTTCCTTAAATTTGGCTTAAACAACAAACAGTTTACAAAACTAAATCAGAAACTCAGATCAGCAGAGCAGCTAGCTACTCGTGGTGCAAGCTCTACAGCTGCACTATGGATTCTCACCTTACCTAGGATACTGAACAAGTCTTAATTATTACTTCAGACTACTAAGGTGACATCTGCTTTCTCCAAGATACAGGGATCATTCTGGTACTGTGTTTGGCTCCACCATATTTGCAAAAGCTGTAAACACCTGGGCTGTGTAAAAGCCTCATCTGCTAAGATTTTAGGCTCTGAGCCAGGAAGCATTCCTTATTTACTCAGAGACAGCTGATTAAATATCCTCTCTCAGGGCTTTCCTGACATTTGAAACTCCATAAAACATAACAGAACATGTTCCAGAGAGATAGGGCATACTTAGTGGTTCATGGCATAAAAGTACCAACTGTCCCTGAGGAAAAGCTAACATAGCCTCAAGGTATTTTTAGCAAGCTGgcagctttgtttttctttacatccCAAAGTATGCCATACTATGCACATATCTAGCCACCCAAAAGGGAGAAGCAGAGTCTACATACTAAGTCCCAGAACCTCCAGGGCCATCAGTGAGCTTATCTGCTTAAGAGCTTCTGtggtgtggggagcaggtggtGAAGGTCCAGCAAGGACCAACTTGTCTTCCTGCAGAATGTGGTACAACCAAAACCAAattgagcatcttctgggtacgtTATCCATTTCCTGTCTATCTCCTTGACCGTGGATAGCAGTAGCAGTAGCTAGCACTCATGCTCACTAGGAAAACTGGATGAAAGGTTGCCTATAAATTTCTGGTATACAGGAATTACGCATGAGTGATCTTCCTCACTGAGCATATAGTTAAGGACTAATCAATAGCCCAAAGTTCAGTGCCAGGATCTATAGTGTCCATTCAATGAAGCCCTTCAGACAAAACCAGTTCTTTAAGAAAGGGCAGATGTCACAGACTATACAAGAAAGTACTTCAGCAGTGCCATTCTACTGGTGACAGCCAGCCTAATAGCACTGGCATGGCAAGTCGTCTAGAGATCAGCAGCAGACACCCTTTCCATCTCTAGTATGGTAAGGTGCTTTCCAAATATTACCTCATGCAAGACAAAGTTCTCGTTATACCTACATCCCTAAAGGCAAACGGAAACACCGAGGAGCCAAGCAGCGTCTCCACAGGCTCACAGTAGAGTGACCAAGTGGGGACCGAGCAGCTCCCAGAATCTGTACTTCCCTTGGCAGTGCTCAACTGCAACTCTGCTGAGCCACTCTGAGGCCATATATCATGAGCCTCTCATCCCAAGTAGATTCCAAACACCACAGGACAGAGGTCCTATGATCAGTCATGAGGTAAGACAGACCAGACACCTCTAGAGACAGAGAATAGATCTAGGACAATACTGGACGAAAGAAGATGAGAAGAGAGGGTTCCACCtcaacacacatatttatatgcatgaTCCCTCCCTCTGGGGAGGGAAACCAGAGACCAGACCTGCCCTCCTCCTAGGAGCCTTCCCACCCTTCTGGCCACCATCTACACTGCAGGAGCAgacaaaatatacacacatactcacctTACAGGGTACTACCTGTCCCGATGACTTTGAGTATACATGAGGATATTGTCCGTACTTTGAAAGGCCAACAGCTAGAGCAAACAGTCTACTCAGTGGACCACAAGTAAGCCCACACTATTGGCCCAGTATCCCCACAGGCATATATCCAGTGTCAATAGACTCTATCAGTTTCCCTTTAGGCTGAGGACCATGGCAGATACACAATTGGTGGAGGCAACCTGGGGACATTCACACCTTTTGGTAAGCCTGGCTGAGATGAGCTATCTGTTCTGCACATAAGCTATAGCTCAGCCTCAATCACATCTGTCTGTTTAGTGGgccacacaaacagaaacatcaGCTGGCATAGGACTGTGTGCAACCATCAGTCTGAAGGTGAAATATACCCAGAAACCTCTCTCATTTACTGACCTGGAACCAACCAGGCCCCCTGTCTTATGGATAACAGAAACATGTCCAATGCCAATGAAGCCTTAAAGGGTAAGGCCAAATGCCTTCTCCAGTACACGATGGAGAGGTTTTTCCCTCTCAATATGTCAAGGAAATTCTGGGGCTTAAAGAGTCCATAAAAGCCAAAAGCTTCAAAAGGTGCCCTTCCCAAAAGAGCGCAACACACTTGGATGGTGTTAGTCTACACAGCAAACTTTAGAGCAGAGTTTCTAAGCTGCTTCCCTCCCATCCGCGAAGCACTGTGGATGAACCAAGAGACTGAGATTGCTAAGAGTCCTCTCCACCAACACAGCTCTCTTGGCACAATTCAGGCATAGGGAATCCCTGTCCTCAAGTTAGAAGATCACAGCCTCCCCAGGGACAGACCTACCTGTATAGATAGGAGAACAGTGTTTAGTGCCATCAGCTCCTGTTTCGACTGTAAGTTGATGGTggccagcactaggaaggcagtggaaaaggaaaaacaaaccatAGTCTTGGAGTCCCAAAGAATTTCTGGATTACCCAAA harbors:
- the Glb1l2 gene encoding beta-galactosidase-1-like protein 2 isoform X2; translation: MPKWSLRRRPGRTLGLLLLLVLSFLVLRRLNWSTLVPLWLQRQRLGLRTKGPDFILEDSTFQILGGSIHYFRVPREYWRDRLLKLKACGLNTLTTYVPWNLHEPERGKFDFSGNLDLEAFIQLAAKIGLWVILRPGPYICSEIDLGGLPSWLLQDPDMKLRTTYHGFTKAVDLYFDHLMSRVVPLQYKHGGPIIAVQVENEYGSYNKDRAYMPYIKKALEDRGIVEMLLTSDNKDGLEKGVVDGVLATINLQSKQELMALNTVLLSIQGIQPKMVMEYWTGWFDSWGGSHNILDSAEVLQTVSAIIKDGSSINLYMFHGGTNFGFINGAMHFNDYKADVTSYDYDAILTEAGDYTAKYTKLRELFGTVSGIPLPPPPELTAKMVYEPISPALYLSLWDAIQYMDKPVTSETPINMENLPVNNGNGQAFGYVLYETTIFSSGVLSGLVRDRGQVFLNRVSIGFLDYKTTKITIPLTQGYTILRILVENRGRVNYGNNIDSQRKGLIGNLYLNNKALKNFKIYSLDMTKQFLQRFDMDNWSVIPKELTFPAFFLGALSVGIYPSDTFLKLEGWVKGVVFVNGHNLGRYWNVGPQETLYLPGVWLDKGINKVIIFEETMSGSMVQSTDIPHLGRNQYIN
- the Glb1l2 gene encoding beta-galactosidase-1-like protein 2 isoform X1; the encoded protein is MPKWSLRRRPGRTLGLLLLLVLSFLVLRRLNWSTLVPLWLQRQRLGLRTKGPDFILEDSTFQILGGSIHYFRVPREYWRDRLLKLKACGLNTLTTYVPWNLHEPERGKFDFSGNLDLEAFIQLAAKIGLWVILRPGPYICSEIDLGGLPSWLLQDPDMKLRTTYHGFTKAVDLYFDHLMSRVVPLQYKHGGPIIAVQVENEYGSYNKDRAYMPYIKKALEDRGIVEMLLTSDNKDGLEKGVVDGGLGNPEILWDSKTMVCFSFSTAFLVLATINLQSKQELMALNTVLLSIQGIQPKMVMEYWTGWFDSWGGSHNILDSAEVLQTVSAIIKDGSSINLYMFHGGTNFGFINGAMHFNDYKADVTSYDYDAILTEAGDYTAKYTKLRELFGTVSGIPLPPPPELTAKMVYEPISPALYLSLWDAIQYMDKPVTSETPINMENLPVNNGNGQAFGYVLYETTIFSSGVLSGLVRDRGQVFLNRVSIGFLDYKTTKITIPLTQGYTILRILVENRGRVNYGNNIDSQRKGLIGNLYLNNKALKNFKIYSLDMTKQFLQRFDMDNWSVIPKELTFPAFFLGALSVGIYPSDTFLKLEGWVKGVVFVNGHNLGRYWNVGPQETLYLPGVWLDKGINKVIIFEETMSGSMVQSTDIPHLGRNQYIN